The proteins below come from a single Danio aesculapii chromosome 23, fDanAes4.1, whole genome shotgun sequence genomic window:
- the LOC130217156 gene encoding protein lifeguard 2-like isoform X2 translates to MLYTDSCTVQHVTDTQYFLKKSFVQNCDHDSGKEGGRPSYGGVDPPGDGEMPTEISSDDQNIRRIFILKMYISLMIQLSVTVSFVVVCIYWRRFPWNLIVFTIFTLSFSYITGTVTSYAYYNAEVICLLAITELVQFVVATCSVQTNINMTPCQSLIFVVCLVVFGIGLVALFPHIHFLIWHPIYASSGAVLFTMTFFCLK, encoded by the exons ATGCTATACACAGACTCTTGTACTGTACAGCACGTAACAGACACCCAATATTTTCTCAAGAAGAGTTTCGTTCAGAACTGTGACCATGACTCAGGGAAag aaGGTGGAAGGCCTAGTTACGGTGGAGTTGATCCACCTGGAGATGGTGAGATGCCTACAGAAATCAGCTCCGATGACCAAAACATCAGGAGAATCTTTATCCTAAAG ATGTACATTTCCTTGATGATCCAGCTTTCTGTCACAGTTTCCTTCGTGGTTGTTTGCATTTACtg GAGGCGGTTCCCTTGGAATCTTATTGTCTTCACAATCTTT ACCCTATCTTTTTCTTACATTACAGGAACGGTGACCAG CTATGCCTATTATAATGCAGAAGTCATCTGCTTGCTGGCTATTACTGAGCTGGTGCAGTTTGTTGTTGCCACCTGTAGCGTCCAAACCAAC ATCAACATGACTCCATGCCAAAGTTTGATTTTTGTCGTCTGCTTAGTGGTGTTTGGTATTGGACTTGTAGCGTTATTCCCTCATATACATTTT CTAATTTGGCATCCTATTTATGCTTCTTCAGGAGcagtattgtttaccatg acatttttttgtttaaaatga
- the LOC130217156 gene encoding protein lifeguard 2-like isoform X1: MLYTDSCTVQHVTDTQYFLKKSFVQNCDHDSGKEGGRPSYGGVDPPGDGEMPTEISSDDQNIRRIFILKMYISLMIQLSVTVSFVVVCIYWRRFPWNLIVFTIFTLSFSYITGTVTSYAYYNAEVICLLAITELVQFVVATCSVQTNINMTPCQSLIFVVCLVVFGIGLVALFPHIHFLIWHPIYASSGAVLFTMGNRSTQRKPTRTREEHANFIQKRQLTQPSLKPMIIWL, translated from the exons ATGCTATACACAGACTCTTGTACTGTACAGCACGTAACAGACACCCAATATTTTCTCAAGAAGAGTTTCGTTCAGAACTGTGACCATGACTCAGGGAAag aaGGTGGAAGGCCTAGTTACGGTGGAGTTGATCCACCTGGAGATGGTGAGATGCCTACAGAAATCAGCTCCGATGACCAAAACATCAGGAGAATCTTTATCCTAAAG ATGTACATTTCCTTGATGATCCAGCTTTCTGTCACAGTTTCCTTCGTGGTTGTTTGCATTTACtg GAGGCGGTTCCCTTGGAATCTTATTGTCTTCACAATCTTT ACCCTATCTTTTTCTTACATTACAGGAACGGTGACCAG CTATGCCTATTATAATGCAGAAGTCATCTGCTTGCTGGCTATTACTGAGCTGGTGCAGTTTGTTGTTGCCACCTGTAGCGTCCAAACCAAC ATCAACATGACTCCATGCCAAAGTTTGATTTTTGTCGTCTGCTTAGTGGTGTTTGGTATTGGACTTGTAGCGTTATTCCCTCATATACATTTT CTAATTTGGCATCCTATTTATGCTTCTTCAGGAGcagtattgtttaccatg gggaaccggagcacccagaggaaacccacacgaacacgggaagaacatgcaaacttcatacagaaacgccaactgacccagccgagcctcaaACCAATGATCATctggctgtga
- the fitm2 gene encoding acyl-coenzyme A diphosphatase FITM2, with protein MAAAVVGSLVDNLVCLWRQPYTRTYLPHLFFCISLAGSVLKNAQLVPESYFSDSRNVLNLYFVKVSWGWTIVLLLPFIAYSNFYIKSHMFALRRLMSLLVATLVWYICTETFFYIEDITGSCYESKTMVVIRGEFDTKAACRKAGFFWDGFDISGHSFILSYSSLVIMEEMVPMLHIQPVYRNTLLDCLYLALNVIVVIWIWMFGCTSVYFHDIIDKILGTSCGLLGWYVTYKVWYLKLFSPGLPPQPKQHT; from the exons ATGGCTGCTGCTGTTGTAGGCAGCTTAGTGGACAATTTGGTTTGTCTTTGGAGACAGCCTTATACCCGTACTTATTTACCAcatttattcttttgtatttCGTTAGCAGGCTCGGTTTTGAAAAATGCGCAGCTCGTGCCGGAGAGCTACTTCAGTGACAGTAGAAATGTTTTAAATCT ttATTTTGTGAAGGTTTCTTGGGGATGGACCATTGTTTTGCTTCTGCCTTTCATAGCTTACTCCAACTTTTACATCAAAAGCCACATGTTTGCTTTGAGGCGGCTGATGTCACTACTGGTGGCAACCCTCGTTTGGTACATCTGCACTGAGACCTTTTTCTACATTGAAGACATTACAGGTTCATGCTATGAGTCCAAAACCATGGTAGTTATTCGTGGTGAATTTGACACAAAGGCGGCATGCAGGAAAGCTGGCTTCTTCTGGGACGGTTTTGACATATCAGGACACTCGTTCATCTTGAGCTACTCTTCACTTGTTATCATGGAGGAAATGGTGCCCATGTTACACATACAGCCTGTTTACAGAAACACTCTTCTTGATTGTCTTTATCTAGCTCTTAATGTGATTGTGGTCATCTGGATATGGATGTTCGGATGCACGTCAGTGTATTTCCACGATATTATTGACAAGATTCTAGGGACTTCTTGTGGGCTATTGGGATGGTACGTGACCTATAAGGTTTGGTATCTGAAGCTTTTTTCTCCAGGTCTCCCTCCACAGCCGAAACAACATACTTAG
- the senp1 gene encoding sentrin-specific protease 1 — protein sequence MFNKIYEWFGTGFASLRNGAPAGAVHADSARVDQDGTSRRKRSINCLNDGDQEEERVVKKFRMGDIMDTVKNAAEGVKTHGSNVAFWVKNSVSANSRNMLPTSPGPPQTGIPSGPAANSAASASLWTEDKPHDRLEDTFVAPSSSVEWRTVTKSDSLRTEHSVTISKTSRRQVCMDHPPNEMCKANGHSVNLPSSSTPKPSPRLGRSLYHRPQSMLSSPETSSGKATYTSLYEKTFPIRVVQSSSPGSSNRLLRTRARSTAQESVREEEKEVYRQLLVVVSEGQSSFLHDGSSHSSIRSHRDFSSFLSSSRSLLHCASPAGSGAGVSSYGFSSLPPSPQPGSSQTSSALPSPGAASSLAEPPIWARDLEPSAKGPDVPFAPSPAALQDTSSQDTQSSAHDGDSVIFVNEQQGKKPESSSVPCFQAELWIKELTSLYDSRARERRRLIEEQEALASQLLRQRLSGEGRAAPASVELKVRVPLEKEVPIAAVIKKPQPIKEEPEFPELTEDMENDVSRALRGGSQDEVLSEGFRLTITRKDLQTLSHLNWLNDEVINFYMNLLVERSKQPDLPSTYTFNTFFFPKLRSSGYSAVRRWTKKVDIFSVDIILVPVHLGVHWCLSVVDFRNKSITYFDSMGGNNDEACRILLNYLKQESEDKKGQKIETSEWSLKSKRPNEIPQQMNGSDCGMFTCKYAEYITKDRPITFTQKHMPYFRRRMVWEILNRKLLR from the exons atgtttaataagATCTACGAATGGTTCGGAACCGGCTTCGCCAGTCTCAGAAACGGAGCTCCAGCCGGTGCCGTCCATGCTGATTCCGCGAGAGTGGACCAGGACGGGACGTCACGGAGAAAAAGATCCATAAACTG TTTGAATGATGGAGACCAGGAGGAGGAGAGAGTGGTGAAGAAATTCAGAATGG GAGATATTATGGATACGGTGAAAAATGCAGCTGAAGGAGTGAAGACCCATGGTTCGAATGTTGCATTTTGGGTTAAGAACAGTGTAAGTGCTAATTCGAGGAACATGCTGCCGACATCACCAGGTCCACCTCAGACAGGAATACCATCAGGACCTGCAGCCAATTCTGCTGCATCTGCATCTTTGTGGACAGAAGACAAG CCACATGACAGACTTGAGGACACATTTGTGGCTCCATCTAGTTCAGTTGAGTGGAGGACAGTCACAAAATCTG ACTCCTTACGGACTGAGCACTCAGTGACTATATCAAAAACAAGCAGAAGACAAGTTTGTATGGACCATCCACCCAATGAGATGTGCAAAGCTAATGGACACTCTGTAAATTTACCATCTTCATCCACCCCAAAACCATCTCCACGCTTGGGCAGGTCCCTTTATCACCGACCACAaag CATGCTGTCATCTCCTGAAACCAGTTCAGGAAAAGCCACGTACACCAGCCTGTATGAGAAGACCTTTCCCATTCGAGTGGTCCAGAGTTCTTCACCTGGCAGCTCAAACCGTCTTCTCCGGACCAGAGCCCGCTCTACAGCACAAGAG TCAGTTCGTGAGGAGGAAAAGGAGGTTTACAGGCAACTGCTAGTCGTGGTGTCTGAAGGCCAGTCTTCCTTCCTTCATGATGGAAGTTCTCACTCCAGCATTCGCTCGCATCGAGATTT CTCCAGCTTTCTGTCGTCCAGTCGAAGTCTCCTTCATTGTGCCTCTCCAGCAGGCTCTGGTGCTGGTGTTTCATCCTATGGGTTTTCCAGTCTACCACCGAGTCCCCAGCCAGGCTCCAGCCAGACCTCCAGTGCTCTGCCCAGTCCTGGTGCAGCCTCCAGCCTTGCAGAGCCTCCGATTTGGGCCCGTGACCTTGAACCCAGTGCTAAAGGACCAGATGTTCCCTTTGCTCCTTCACCAGCGGCTCTTCAGGATACCTCTTCTCAGGACACTCAGTCTTCAG cTCATGATGGAGATTCAGTCATTTTCGTGAACGAGCAGCAGGGAAAGAAGCCAGAGAGCTCAAG TGTGCCATGCTTCCAGGCTGAATTGTGGATCAAAGAATT GACAAGCCTCTATGACTCTCGAGCTCGGGAGAGACGGAGGTTGATTGAAGAACAGGAGGCTCTGGCCTCTCAGCTCCTACGCCag CGCCTCTCTGGAGAAGGTCGAGCTGCACCTGCAAGTGTTGAGCTGAAAGTTCGGGTCCCACTAGAAAAGGAGGTTCCTATTGCAGCTGTTATCAAAAAACCTCAGCCAATTAAAGAGGAGCCTGAATTCCCAGAGTTAACAGAG GACATGGAGAACGATGTGAGCAGAGCTCTGAGAGGTGGTAGTCAGGACGAGGTTCTCAGTGAAGGCTTCCGACTCACCATCACCAGGAAAGATCTGCAGACGCTCAGCCATCTCAACTGGCTCAATGATGAG GTTATTAATTTCTACATGAACTTGCTTGTGGAGCGGAGTAAACAGCCCGACCTGCCATCCACTTATACCTTCAACACCTTCTTCTTTCCCAAGCTGCGGAGCTCTGGTTACTCTGCTGTCCGCCGCTGGACCAAGAAAGTGGATATTTTTTCTGTAGACATCATTCTAGTGCCTGTCCACCTGGGGGTGCACTGGTGCTTGTCT GTGGTGGACTTCCGTAACAAAAGCATCACTTACTTTGATTCCATGGGAGGAAACAACGATGAGGCCTGCAGGATTTTATT aaattatttgaaacaagaaAGTGAAGACAAAAAAGGACAGAAAATAGAAACCTCAGAATGGAGCTTAAAAAGCAAAAGACCCAAC GAGATCCCTCagcaaatgaatggaagtgacTGTGGCATGTTCACATGCAAATATGCTGAATACATCACCAAAGACCGGCCAATCACATTCACACAG aaACACATGCCCTATTTCAGAAGGCGAATGGTATGGGAGATCCTGAACAGGAAACTGTTGCGatag